A genomic window from Arthrobacter globiformis includes:
- a CDS encoding ABC transporter ATP-binding protein/permease, with translation MSDSVETAAVAAPGPSLHAGQSGTVVRSTAIRRLLRNPLGIIAMAILLAISLLAILAPVLAPFQENYSNIAKTLAAPDSVNILGTDSAGRDVWSRLLFGAQLTLLSALLCAGVAIAIGLPAGLIAGYYAGKFEAVSNWMVSILMSLPGLIVLLTIRAAFGPSVWISMIAFGILISPSYFRLTRTAVQSVRNELYVDAARVSGLSDLSIIARHIFSVVRAPIIIQTAAIAGVAIAIQSGLEFLGLGDPTKSTWGVMLSEGFKNVYLNPTLLFWPALAMALTIGGLVLLGNAIRDALEDGEKIKHRKMVALVKGTTAAPARAGQQRKSVAAVELGTEHHLVKVTNLGVGYPQADGSVKKVVDDVSFHVDRGEILGIVGESGSGKSQTAFSILGLLPDNARIVAGSIQFDGTYTVAPGEDRVDQARLSRLRGKRISYIPQEPMSNLDPAFTIGYQLVTPMVRVLGIPKEEARKRALKLLADVGIANPERTFSAYPHEVSGGMAQRVLIAGAISCEPDLVIADEPTTALDVTVQADVLDLLRELQQRLNIGVILVTHNFGVVADLCDRVAVMQNGRLVEEGSVRDILRNPKEQYTRTLLASHARRQNPHVLACIQPEGAGRMSTTASVPLMTVENLVVEYPSKKFRAKPFRALTDINISIGQGETLGLVGESGSGKTTLGRAVLGLAPVTAGRITFEGRDISHATRKQRRTLSRDLQVVFQDPYTSLNPALEIGAILAEPLGVQGLGQTAARKRVKELLDQVGLPSDAIHRLPREFSGGQRQRVAIARALALSPKLIVCDEPVSALDLSTQARVLDLFLQIQKDTGVSYLFVSHDLDVVRHISHRVAVMYHGEIVEQGPAAVVTRDPEHPYTQRLLLASPVPDPDRQERRRADRHRLLESQRHQHEQAGAVA, from the coding sequence ATGAGTGACTCTGTAGAAACCGCGGCAGTTGCCGCACCTGGGCCCTCCCTTCATGCCGGGCAGAGCGGCACCGTGGTCCGCTCCACAGCGATCCGGCGCCTGCTCAGGAACCCTTTGGGCATCATTGCCATGGCCATCTTGCTGGCGATCTCGCTGCTGGCGATCCTGGCTCCGGTCCTGGCACCCTTCCAGGAGAACTATTCCAACATCGCCAAGACGCTGGCCGCCCCGGACTCGGTGAACATTTTGGGAACGGACAGCGCGGGGCGCGATGTCTGGAGCCGCTTGCTGTTCGGCGCGCAGCTGACGCTGCTTTCCGCCTTGCTCTGTGCCGGCGTCGCCATTGCCATCGGGCTGCCGGCAGGCCTGATCGCCGGCTATTACGCCGGCAAGTTTGAGGCAGTTTCCAACTGGATGGTCAGCATCCTCATGAGCCTGCCGGGCTTGATTGTGCTGCTGACGATCCGGGCCGCCTTCGGCCCCTCGGTATGGATTTCCATGATCGCGTTCGGCATTCTCATCAGCCCGTCCTATTTCCGGTTGACCCGCACCGCCGTCCAGTCTGTGCGCAACGAACTGTACGTTGACGCTGCCAGGGTTTCCGGGCTTTCGGATCTGAGCATCATCGCCCGCCACATCTTCTCCGTGGTCCGGGCACCCATCATCATCCAGACGGCGGCCATTGCCGGCGTAGCCATCGCCATCCAGTCCGGGCTGGAATTCCTGGGCCTGGGCGATCCCACCAAGTCAACCTGGGGCGTCATGCTCTCAGAGGGCTTCAAGAACGTCTACCTCAACCCGACCCTGCTCTTCTGGCCGGCACTCGCCATGGCGTTGACCATCGGTGGGCTGGTCCTGCTGGGCAACGCCATCCGCGACGCCCTGGAGGACGGCGAAAAGATCAAGCACCGCAAGATGGTCGCACTGGTGAAAGGCACGACGGCGGCACCCGCCAGGGCGGGCCAGCAGCGCAAGTCCGTGGCCGCCGTCGAGCTTGGCACGGAGCACCACCTCGTGAAAGTGACCAACCTCGGCGTCGGATACCCGCAGGCCGACGGGTCCGTCAAAAAGGTGGTGGACGATGTTTCCTTCCACGTGGACCGCGGCGAGATCCTCGGCATCGTGGGTGAATCCGGTTCAGGCAAGTCCCAGACGGCGTTCTCCATCCTGGGTTTGCTTCCCGATAACGCCCGCATTGTGGCCGGTTCCATCCAGTTTGACGGCACCTACACCGTCGCCCCGGGTGAGGACCGGGTCGACCAGGCACGGCTGTCCAGGCTGCGCGGCAAGAGGATCTCCTACATTCCGCAGGAACCCATGAGCAACCTGGACCCCGCTTTCACCATCGGTTACCAGCTCGTGACGCCGATGGTGCGCGTCCTCGGAATCCCCAAGGAAGAAGCCCGCAAGCGCGCGCTGAAACTCCTGGCCGACGTCGGAATCGCCAACCCCGAACGGACCTTCAGCGCCTACCCCCACGAAGTCTCCGGGGGCATGGCCCAGCGTGTGCTGATCGCCGGTGCCATCAGCTGCGAACCGGACCTGGTGATCGCCGATGAGCCCACCACGGCTCTGGACGTCACCGTGCAGGCCGACGTGCTCGACCTCCTGCGCGAGCTCCAGCAGCGGCTGAACATCGGCGTCATCCTGGTGACCCACAACTTCGGCGTGGTGGCAGACCTCTGCGACCGCGTGGCTGTCATGCAGAACGGCCGCCTGGTCGAGGAAGGATCCGTCCGCGACATCCTCCGCAATCCCAAAGAGCAGTACACCCGGACCCTGCTGGCGTCCCATGCTCGAAGGCAAAACCCCCATGTCCTTGCTTGTATCCAGCCAGAAGGAGCCGGCCGCATGAGCACCACGGCAAGCGTCCCGCTCATGACAGTAGAGAACCTGGTGGTCGAGTACCCCAGCAAGAAGTTCCGGGCCAAGCCGTTCCGGGCACTCACGGACATCAACATCTCCATCGGCCAGGGCGAGACCCTTGGCCTGGTGGGGGAGTCCGGTTCGGGAAAGACGACCCTGGGCCGTGCCGTCTTGGGCCTGGCCCCCGTGACGGCCGGAAGGATCACGTTCGAAGGCCGGGACATCAGCCACGCCACCCGCAAGCAGCGGCGGACCCTGAGCCGGGACCTCCAAGTGGTCTTCCAAGACCCGTACACCTCCCTGAACCCGGCCCTGGAGATCGGCGCCATCCTCGCCGAACCCCTCGGCGTGCAGGGCCTGGGGCAGACAGCGGCCAGGAAGCGCGTCAAGGAACTGCTTGACCAGGTGGGGCTGCCCTCGGACGCCATCCACCGCCTGCCAAGGGAGTTCAGCGGCGGTCAGCGCCAGCGCGTCGCCATTGCCCGGGCACTCGCGCTTTCACCGAAACTGATCGTCTGCGACGAACCCGTCAGCGCTCTGGACCTGTCCACGCAGGCGCGTGTCCTTGACCTGTTCCTGCAGATCCAGAAGGACACCGGCGTTTCCTACCTCTTCGTCTCCCACGACCTGGACGTCGTGCGGCACATCAGCCACCGCGTGGCCGTCATGTACCACGGCGAAATCGTCGAGCAAGGACCGGCCGCGGTAGTAACCCGCGACCCTGAGCACCCCTACACCCAGCGGCTCCTGCTGGCCTCTCCGGTACCCGATCCGGACCGGCAGGAACGGCGCCGGGCCGATCGTCACCGGCTGCTGGAAAGCCAGCGGCATCAGCACGAACAGGCCGGCGCGGTCGCCTAG
- a CDS encoding sugar phosphate isomerase/epimerase family protein, with protein sequence MATIGVQAMMLKESFNELGAFETLRKVSAIGYNAVEISQIPMTAENVAELDRSRSELGMDIAALSVAMETPRGMPGDSLKGHFDKIVDDAKRLDTRLLRIGMLPFPAMKSIDAVVDFAKEANGYAERLQEHGIGLYYHNHHIEFAKFDGKYMLDIIAENSPAMGMEIDVHWVQRGGLDPVRTLAKYAGRTAMVHLKDYRIGELPQSAFGLLESGDVAGFMAEFKDVVQFAEVGEGNLDFPAIIPAAQAAGAQYMLVEQDQLYGRTVWDALQTSHDNLVAMGHTDLF encoded by the coding sequence GTGGCCACCATTGGCGTACAAGCGATGATGCTCAAAGAGAGCTTTAACGAACTCGGGGCGTTCGAAACGCTCCGGAAGGTCAGCGCGATCGGCTACAACGCCGTCGAGATCTCCCAGATCCCGATGACAGCGGAGAACGTCGCCGAACTGGACCGGTCCCGCAGTGAGCTGGGCATGGACATTGCGGCGTTGTCGGTCGCTATGGAAACTCCCAGGGGCATGCCCGGCGATTCGCTAAAGGGCCATTTCGACAAGATAGTTGACGACGCGAAACGCCTTGACACCAGGCTCCTGCGGATCGGGATGCTTCCCTTCCCGGCCATGAAGTCAATCGACGCCGTCGTCGACTTCGCCAAAGAAGCCAACGGGTACGCCGAGCGCCTGCAGGAGCACGGCATCGGCCTGTACTACCACAACCACCACATCGAGTTCGCGAAGTTCGACGGCAAATACATGCTGGACATCATCGCGGAGAACTCCCCGGCCATGGGGATGGAAATCGACGTCCACTGGGTGCAGCGTGGCGGACTTGACCCCGTCCGGACCCTGGCGAAGTACGCCGGACGCACCGCCATGGTGCACCTGAAGGACTACCGCATCGGCGAGCTGCCCCAATCGGCCTTCGGCCTCCTGGAATCCGGGGACGTCGCGGGCTTCATGGCCGAGTTCAAGGACGTGGTCCAGTTCGCCGAAGTGGGCGAAGGCAATTTGGACTTCCCGGCCATCATCCCGGCCGCGCAGGCCGCCGGCGCCCAGTACATGCTCGTCGAGCAGGACCAGCTGTACGGCCGCACCGTCTGGGATGCGCTGCAGACCTCGCACGACAACCTGGTGGCCATGGGCCACACCGACCTTTTCTAA
- a CDS encoding Gfo/Idh/MocA family protein produces the protein MSKKVRLGIIGLGQQGGAYAKFITDGLVPSMEIGAICDTDPAKKELATSQYPDAPFYEDYISMLESGDVDAVVTCVPHFLHPEMGIETLKRNIHALVEKPAGVYTKQVKELNEFAASKPELSFAIMFNQRNNPLYQKLKEIVENGEIGAIRRTNWIITNWWRPQGYYNSSAWRATWGGEGGGVLVNQAPHQLDLWQWICGVPKSVYAKVAYGFRRDIAVEDEVTAVVDYGDGATGVFVTATHDLTGTDRFEILGDQGKIVVEGSKTATVTRLAKPERELSDGMDMDDVRKLFMGELNPEEYYSTEVVEFESAWGAQHSGVLENFAANILDGTPLLAPGSDGINGVRLANAIHLSSWTGREVGLDFDEDEFLAELNKRIAEEGKFPQRA, from the coding sequence GTGAGTAAGAAAGTACGCCTGGGCATCATCGGCCTGGGCCAGCAGGGCGGCGCCTACGCCAAATTCATCACGGACGGACTGGTTCCCAGCATGGAAATCGGTGCCATCTGCGACACCGACCCCGCCAAGAAGGAACTCGCGACTTCCCAGTACCCTGACGCACCCTTCTACGAGGACTACATCTCGATGCTGGAAAGCGGCGACGTCGACGCCGTAGTCACGTGCGTCCCGCACTTCCTGCACCCCGAGATGGGCATCGAAACGCTCAAGCGCAACATTCACGCGCTCGTCGAGAAACCGGCCGGCGTCTACACCAAGCAGGTCAAGGAACTCAACGAGTTTGCCGCCAGCAAGCCTGAGCTGTCTTTCGCGATCATGTTCAACCAGCGCAACAATCCGCTGTACCAGAAGCTCAAGGAGATCGTCGAGAACGGCGAGATTGGCGCCATCCGCCGCACCAACTGGATCATCACGAACTGGTGGCGGCCGCAGGGCTACTACAACTCCAGCGCATGGCGGGCCACCTGGGGCGGCGAGGGCGGCGGTGTCCTGGTCAACCAGGCACCACACCAGCTGGACCTTTGGCAGTGGATCTGTGGCGTGCCGAAGTCTGTCTACGCGAAGGTGGCCTACGGCTTCCGCCGTGACATCGCCGTCGAAGATGAAGTCACGGCGGTGGTGGACTACGGCGACGGTGCTACCGGCGTTTTCGTCACCGCTACCCACGACCTGACGGGTACGGACCGCTTCGAGATCCTGGGTGACCAGGGCAAGATCGTCGTCGAAGGCTCCAAGACTGCCACCGTGACCCGCCTGGCCAAGCCTGAGCGCGAACTCAGCGACGGCATGGACATGGACGATGTCCGCAAGCTCTTCATGGGCGAGCTGAACCCCGAGGAGTACTACAGCACCGAAGTAGTGGAGTTCGAGTCCGCCTGGGGCGCCCAGCACTCCGGCGTCCTGGAGAACTTCGCCGCCAACATCCTGGACGGCACCCCGCTGCTGGCCCCGGGGTCCGACGGCATCAACGGCGTCCGCCTGGCCAACGCCATCCACCTCTCCAGCTGGACCGGCAGGGAAGTAGGCCTGGACTTCGACGAGGACGAATTCCTCGCCGAGCTCAACAAACGGATCGCCGAGGAAGGCAAGTTCCCCCAGCGCGCTTAG
- a CDS encoding LacI family DNA-binding transcriptional regulator, translated as MTEPKKPDAPAATGRANKHARDGKSNATIYDIAKVAGVNPSTVSRALSKPGRVSARTQKLVEDAAAELNYQVNPFARALPTGRTNTFGLIVADITNPTFFDIIRGAETTATLRDYTLVLAESAESASTELTAARRLMATVDGLILASPRTDDDSIRALARDKPVVVINREVEGVPCVVPDVNKGISEAVRSLAANGHTKVAFVAGPPQSWMSARRWEGVRAACEWSRLEAVRLDSSKPTVDGGRQVARDVRASGVTAVLTYNDLLAIGLMQELQAAGIVVPDQISIVGFDDIFGADFTTPPLTTVRSPLGECGAGAARLLLDLLHGMGEPAGTLRVETELVLRGSSGRLLPAG; from the coding sequence GTGACTGAACCCAAGAAGCCGGACGCGCCCGCAGCAACGGGCCGGGCCAATAAGCATGCCCGGGACGGGAAATCCAACGCCACCATCTATGACATTGCCAAGGTTGCCGGCGTGAACCCTTCCACCGTGTCACGGGCCCTCAGCAAACCCGGCAGAGTCAGCGCCAGGACGCAGAAGCTCGTTGAGGATGCCGCCGCCGAGCTCAACTACCAGGTCAACCCCTTCGCGCGGGCCCTGCCCACCGGACGGACCAACACCTTCGGGCTGATCGTCGCCGATATCACCAACCCCACCTTCTTCGACATCATCCGCGGGGCAGAGACCACGGCCACGCTCCGGGACTACACACTCGTGCTGGCCGAGTCCGCTGAGTCAGCCAGCACCGAACTGACCGCGGCCCGCCGGCTGATGGCTACCGTGGACGGCCTCATCCTCGCAAGCCCCCGCACGGACGACGACAGCATCCGCGCACTTGCCCGCGACAAACCGGTGGTGGTCATCAACCGCGAGGTCGAGGGCGTGCCCTGCGTGGTCCCGGATGTAAACAAGGGCATCAGCGAGGCCGTGCGCAGCCTCGCCGCCAACGGGCACACCAAGGTTGCCTTTGTTGCCGGGCCGCCGCAGTCCTGGATGTCCGCCCGTCGCTGGGAAGGCGTGCGGGCAGCCTGTGAATGGTCACGGCTGGAGGCCGTGAGGCTGGATTCCAGCAAACCCACGGTTGACGGCGGCAGGCAGGTCGCGCGCGATGTCCGCGCCAGCGGCGTCACGGCCGTGCTGACCTACAACGATCTCCTTGCCATCGGACTCATGCAGGAACTCCAGGCCGCGGGCATCGTGGTGCCGGATCAGATCAGCATCGTGGGCTTCGACGACATCTTCGGGGCGGACTTCACCACACCGCCGCTGACCACCGTGCGCTCCCCGCTGGGGGAGTGCGGCGCAGGCGCTGCCAGGCTGTTGCTTGACCTCCTTCACGGCATGGGCGAGCCTGCCGGCACTTTGCGCGTGGAAACGGAGCTGGTGCTGCGCGGCTCCAGCGGACGGCTGCTGCCCGCAGGCTAG
- the uxaC gene encoding glucuronate isomerase gives MSQSIAANPDRLLPADPGTRSIARDLLQRVQDLPIISPHGHVDAAVIEHNSPFPDAAALLVSPDHYVTRLIHASGVPLERVRGSKASEPDSRAVWHEFCKAWPLFEGTASGYWLRTQFDSVFGLQQEISAQTADASYDAISARLREPGFRPRQLFKDFNIEVLATTDDPLDSLASHKAIAQDPTFHGRVLPTFRPDQYLNIAHPMWSANVDRLIAAAGDGATGYAGYITALQNRRHVFLEHGAVSADHGVRTPATLKLDDRAAAKLFDRARAGQATEQDRDAFEAHMMYQMARMSVEDGLVMTIHPGSYRNHHEPTFNAYGADTGHDIPFAINYTEAIRPLLQDFGTAKDFHLVLFTLDETVFSRELAPLAGFYPSVSLGAPWWFLDAPDAMLRFRSAVTETAGFSRSSGFIDDTRAFCSIPARHDASRRIEASFLARLVAEHRVSEERAHELIVDIVDGSPRRVFKL, from the coding sequence ATGTCACAGTCCATTGCAGCCAACCCAGACCGGCTCCTGCCCGCTGATCCCGGAACGCGCAGCATTGCGCGGGACCTGCTCCAGCGCGTCCAGGACCTCCCCATCATTTCCCCGCATGGGCACGTTGACGCCGCAGTCATCGAACACAACAGCCCCTTCCCGGACGCGGCAGCGCTGCTGGTCAGTCCGGACCACTACGTCACCCGGCTGATCCACGCCAGCGGTGTTCCGTTGGAGCGGGTGCGCGGCTCAAAGGCCTCTGAGCCCGATTCCCGCGCCGTCTGGCACGAGTTCTGCAAGGCGTGGCCGCTGTTCGAAGGCACTGCCTCCGGCTACTGGCTCCGCACCCAGTTCGACAGCGTCTTCGGCCTCCAGCAAGAGATCAGCGCACAGACCGCGGACGCCAGCTACGACGCGATTTCCGCCCGGCTGCGGGAACCCGGCTTCCGGCCCCGCCAGCTCTTCAAGGACTTCAACATCGAGGTGCTGGCCACCACCGACGACCCCCTGGACAGCCTCGCCAGCCACAAGGCGATCGCCCAGGATCCCACATTCCATGGCCGCGTCCTTCCCACGTTCCGCCCGGACCAGTACCTGAACATCGCTCACCCCATGTGGTCCGCGAACGTGGACCGGCTCATCGCGGCAGCGGGCGACGGCGCCACCGGCTATGCCGGCTACATCACGGCCCTGCAAAACCGGCGCCATGTCTTCCTGGAACACGGCGCGGTCTCCGCTGACCACGGCGTCCGCACCCCCGCAACGCTCAAGCTCGACGACCGTGCCGCGGCGAAACTCTTCGACCGGGCCCGCGCCGGGCAGGCCACGGAACAGGACCGCGACGCCTTCGAGGCCCACATGATGTACCAAATGGCCCGGATGTCCGTGGAGGACGGCCTGGTCATGACCATCCACCCCGGCTCGTACCGCAACCACCACGAACCAACGTTCAACGCCTACGGTGCCGACACCGGCCACGACATCCCGTTCGCCATCAACTACACCGAGGCGATCCGCCCGCTACTGCAGGACTTCGGCACCGCCAAGGACTTCCACCTGGTGCTCTTCACGCTGGACGAAACCGTGTTCTCCCGCGAACTCGCACCACTGGCAGGCTTCTACCCATCCGTGTCCCTTGGTGCCCCGTGGTGGTTCCTGGACGCGCCCGACGCCATGCTGCGCTTCCGCTCGGCTGTCACCGAAACCGCCGGCTTCTCCCGCTCCTCCGGCTTCATCGACGACACCCGCGCGTTCTGCTCCATCCCCGCCCGCCACGATGCCTCCCGCCGGATCGAGGCCTCCTTCCTGGCCAGGCTCGTCGCGGAGCACCGCGTCAGCGAGGAACGGGCCCACGAACTGATCGTCGACATCGTCGACGGCTCGCCCCGGAGGGTCTTCAAACTGTGA
- a CDS encoding mannitol dehydrogenase family protein, with translation MSTELQSAATSAVDLPQLNRSLRPAAKAPIRIVHLGLGAFHRSHQAWYTHQAGDAADWGIAAFTGRRPDAARALAEQDGLYTVVERADSGDSFTVVSSIVEALDGADMQRLADLVAAPATAVVTLTITEAAYRLGADGQLDRTAADVVADLALLESGSGTPTTPLGRLVLALAARRAAATGPLAVVCCDNLSNNGTVAHNALVGMAGAWDQGLAEWINATISLVSTSVDRITPRTTEADIAAVEAGCGYRDNSPVVAEPFSNWVLSGDFPAGRPRWEDAGAVFVDDIEPYENRKLWLLNGAHSLLAYAGQLRGHSTVAQALADPLCLQAIEKFWDEAEANLTGTDLQIPAYRAALLERFSNARIAHHLAQIAMDGSTKLRMRAVPVLQAERAAGRSGVAAGLMIAAWMDYSAAAAEVQDPLAAGVAAANRLSGAERIQALLKLVDPALAGDSGVVNLIEDLCGTFGQPAGSR, from the coding sequence GTGAGCACCGAACTGCAATCCGCGGCCACATCCGCCGTTGACCTTCCCCAACTGAACCGCAGCCTGCGGCCTGCCGCCAAGGCACCGATCCGCATCGTCCACCTCGGGCTGGGCGCCTTCCACCGCTCACACCAGGCCTGGTACACCCACCAGGCCGGCGACGCCGCGGACTGGGGCATCGCCGCCTTCACCGGCCGCCGCCCCGACGCCGCGCGGGCCCTGGCGGAACAGGACGGCCTGTACACCGTGGTGGAACGCGCCGACAGCGGCGACTCCTTCACCGTGGTCAGCAGCATCGTTGAAGCCCTGGACGGCGCCGACATGCAGCGGCTGGCAGACCTGGTTGCGGCCCCCGCCACCGCGGTGGTCACCCTCACCATTACCGAAGCCGCATACCGGCTCGGCGCCGACGGACAGCTCGACCGCACGGCGGCCGACGTCGTAGCGGACCTTGCACTGCTGGAGTCCGGCAGCGGAACTCCGACGACGCCGCTCGGCCGGCTGGTGCTGGCCCTCGCCGCCCGCCGGGCCGCCGCCACCGGACCCCTCGCCGTGGTCTGCTGCGACAACCTCTCCAACAACGGCACCGTGGCGCACAACGCCCTGGTGGGCATGGCCGGGGCCTGGGACCAAGGCCTGGCCGAATGGATCAACGCCACCATCAGCCTCGTCAGCACCTCCGTGGACCGCATCACCCCGCGCACCACGGAGGCGGACATTGCCGCCGTGGAGGCCGGCTGCGGCTACCGCGACAATTCCCCCGTAGTAGCTGAACCCTTCTCCAACTGGGTGCTCAGCGGAGACTTCCCCGCCGGGCGGCCCCGATGGGAAGACGCCGGTGCCGTGTTCGTGGACGACATCGAACCCTACGAGAACCGCAAGCTGTGGCTCCTGAACGGCGCCCACTCGCTGTTGGCCTACGCAGGCCAGCTTCGCGGGCACTCCACCGTGGCCCAGGCCTTGGCCGACCCGCTATGCCTGCAGGCCATTGAAAAGTTCTGGGACGAGGCGGAGGCGAACCTGACGGGAACTGACCTGCAGATCCCGGCCTACCGGGCCGCCCTGCTGGAACGCTTCAGCAACGCCCGGATCGCCCACCACCTTGCGCAGATCGCAATGGACGGCAGCACCAAACTGCGGATGCGCGCTGTTCCGGTGCTGCAGGCCGAGCGCGCCGCAGGCCGGTCCGGTGTAGCCGCGGGACTGATGATTGCCGCATGGATGGACTACAGCGCGGCCGCCGCTGAGGTCCAGGATCCGCTGGCCGCCGGCGTTGCCGCCGCCAACCGCCTGAGCGGCGCGGAACGGATCCAGGCCCTGCTGAAGCTGGTGGACCCGGCCCTGGCTGGCGACAGCGGCGTCGTGAACCTGATTGAAGACCTGTGCGGAACGTTCGGACAGCCGGCCGGCTCCCGGTAG
- the uidA gene encoding beta-glucuronidase translates to MLKPQASETRELVNLDGIYRFKVDFERAGHRQEWFRKALESDLEMGVPASYNDVFPDKAIRDHVGYVWYQREVRVPRGWAGERIHLRLDSATHEGMVWVNDVLVAEHTGGYMPFSADITEHVTAGQNFRLTISVNNELTQATIPPGSITVTEDGRRQQSYLHDFYNYAGLHRSIWLYSTPAVTVDDITVVTGFEGSTGTIDYTVAPAGGTGNETVRVTLCDADGTEVAAAEGAEGALVIDGVVLWKPGAAYLYSLTAEIHDGGRLLDSYTLPVGVRTIQVSGKEFLINGEPFYFTGFGMHEDHVAIGKGHSNAQMVNDFQLLDWVGANSFRTSHYPYAEEVMEFADRHGIVVIDETAAVGLHLGFGAVFGGIAKPTYVEGGVDANTTANHRQAIRELVARDKNHPSVVIWSIANEPNGSEEGAREYFQPLAELTRQLDPTRPVGYVNVMFDTPDKELLGDLFDVIMLNRYYGWYLNNGDLETAEQVLEKELREWEAKYGKPMIMTEYGPDTMPGFHSIYEQPWSEEYQAAFLAMYHRVFDRVDAMVGEQVWNFADFQTSNGIMRVDGNKKGVFTRDRRPKPAAFALRQRWTALAGLKNGSDKTITNP, encoded by the coding sequence ATGCTTAAGCCCCAGGCCAGCGAAACCCGCGAGTTGGTCAACCTCGACGGCATCTACCGCTTCAAGGTGGACTTCGAGCGTGCCGGCCACCGCCAGGAATGGTTTAGGAAAGCGCTGGAATCCGACCTCGAAATGGGGGTCCCTGCCAGTTACAACGATGTCTTCCCGGACAAGGCAATCCGTGACCACGTGGGCTACGTCTGGTACCAGCGCGAGGTGCGGGTTCCCCGCGGCTGGGCAGGGGAGCGGATCCACCTCCGGCTCGACTCCGCCACCCACGAGGGCATGGTCTGGGTCAATGATGTGCTCGTCGCCGAGCACACGGGCGGCTACATGCCTTTCAGTGCGGACATCACCGAGCACGTGACCGCCGGCCAGAACTTCCGGCTGACCATCTCCGTGAACAACGAGCTCACCCAGGCCACCATTCCGCCGGGCAGCATCACTGTCACCGAGGACGGACGCCGCCAGCAGAGCTACCTCCACGATTTCTACAACTACGCCGGCCTGCACCGCAGCATCTGGCTTTACAGCACCCCTGCCGTCACCGTGGACGACATCACGGTGGTAACCGGCTTTGAAGGCAGCACCGGCACCATCGACTACACCGTCGCCCCCGCCGGCGGCACCGGAAACGAGACCGTCAGAGTCACCCTGTGCGATGCTGACGGCACCGAGGTCGCCGCAGCAGAAGGCGCCGAGGGCGCCTTGGTGATTGACGGCGTCGTGCTCTGGAAGCCGGGTGCCGCCTACCTGTACAGCCTCACCGCCGAGATCCACGACGGCGGCCGGCTGCTGGACAGCTACACCCTCCCCGTCGGCGTCCGGACAATTCAGGTCAGCGGCAAGGAATTCCTCATCAATGGCGAACCGTTCTACTTCACCGGATTCGGAATGCACGAGGACCACGTGGCCATCGGCAAGGGCCACAGCAACGCCCAGATGGTCAACGACTTCCAACTCCTGGACTGGGTGGGCGCCAACTCCTTCCGCACCTCGCACTACCCCTACGCCGAAGAAGTCATGGAGTTTGCCGACCGGCACGGCATCGTGGTGATCGACGAAACGGCCGCCGTCGGGCTGCACCTCGGCTTCGGGGCCGTGTTCGGCGGTATCGCCAAGCCGACGTACGTCGAGGGCGGAGTAGACGCGAACACCACAGCGAACCACCGCCAGGCCATCAGGGAACTCGTCGCCCGCGACAAGAACCACCCCTCGGTCGTGATCTGGTCCATCGCCAATGAGCCCAACGGCTCAGAGGAAGGCGCCCGGGAATACTTCCAGCCGCTGGCAGAACTCACCCGGCAGCTGGACCCCACCCGCCCCGTGGGCTACGTCAACGTCATGTTCGACACCCCGGACAAGGAACTGTTGGGCGACCTCTTCGACGTCATCATGCTCAACCGCTACTACGGCTGGTACCTGAACAACGGGGACCTGGAGACAGCGGAGCAAGTCCTGGAGAAGGAACTGCGGGAATGGGAAGCCAAATACGGCAAACCCATGATCATGACCGAGTACGGACCGGACACCATGCCCGGCTTCCACTCCATCTATGAACAGCCCTGGAGCGAGGAATACCAGGCCGCGTTCCTGGCCATGTATCACCGGGTCTTCGACCGCGTGGACGCCATGGTGGGCGAGCAAGTCTGGAACTTCGCAGATTTCCAGACCTCCAACGGCATCATGCGCGTGGACGGCAACAAGAAGGGTGTCTTCACCCGCGACCGCCGTCCCAAGCCCGCCGCCTTCGCCCTCCGCCAGCGCTGGACCGCCCTGGCCGGCCTCAAAAACGGCAGCGACAAGACGATCACCAACCCCTAG